Within the Setaria viridis chromosome 3, Setaria_viridis_v4.0, whole genome shotgun sequence genome, the region TACCGACTGCGGTCCAATCGAAACAGTCATGTCAGTGCCGGCCAGCAACACCCCGCTCACTGCGGCTAGCAACATTCAGCCATTTCTTGTCCTTCACAAGGCTGCTGCATCCTTGGTGCCATCGTCCCGTGCTAGGCACCGGATTCAGACCTCACAACCATCCTCCTCCAATCCCAAATTGGCTGACAGATGCCATGATGCAGCCGGTGAGGAGCATGAGGATGAAGGGGATGCAGAGCTGTATGAGAAGCTCCGCCTTGAGGCCTTCCACCAAACCTGGTCCAAAATTCTGTCCACCATCGATAAGGTCCTAAAGGGCATTAACCTCAAGCTGTTCGACCAGGTGCTGCAGTGGGTGAAGGAGTCCATCTCTTTGGTTCGTGCCATTGGGAGACCACGCCACACTGAAGTCCATCAGTTGTAACCTCTCCTGACTGATGTGATCTGCAAAAGGATCCCCAGGCGTTCATCCTCATCAAGAATGCAGAGTTcgttgatgacatcaccacATTTCGGGATCTTGCGAGGCATCTGGAGTCCAATGGATGTCACCTAGCCAAGCTGTCAGCAGCTGAATTATCGGCAAAACATGGAGTTGGTGGTTGCTATAGGAGCCTGTTGAGGCAGCTACTATCCGATGTTCCTGATGTTGCTGATTTACCTGCACTGGCATCTTGGTATTGTGAAACTGAGAACTACGATCAGCCTATCATTGTCATAATTGATGATTTGGAGCACTGTTCAGGTGGTGTGCTGGGAGAGCTTGTGATGATGCTGAGTGAATGGGTAATTAAAATTCCAATCTTCTTTGTAATGGGGATAGCAACTACCCTTGATGCACCTAAGAAGCTTCTGTGCTCAGAGGCTCTCCAATGATTAGAGCCCTGTAAACTTGCCTTGGGATCTCCGTTGGATAGAATGAATGCACTTGTGGAGGTCATCCTTGTTAAACCATGCGCTGGATTCTGCATCGGCCATGAAGTTGCGATGTTCCTCCGAAATTACTTTTTTAGGCATGATGGAACAATAACTTCTTTTATTAGTGCTCTCAAGCTTGCATGCAGTAAGCACTTCTCCTTGGAACCTCTGAGTTTTTTGTGCCTTGGAATGCTTGAGGAAGATTGTGAGGAATTTTGGCGTGATAAGTTTGAAGCACTTCCTCAACAGATACTGAAATATGCTTTTGGTCTTCCCTCGTGTGCAAGTGCAAAGAACTCGAGCAATTCTAGCAACAATATGGTTGAAGGACCTTCTAAGCTGTTGAAATTGCAAAAAGATTGGGGTTCTGTTCTCTTGTGCCTGTATGAAGCTGGAAGACATGACAAAGTGCAGCTTTTGGATATCTTCTGCGAGGCAGTCAGCCCAAATCTACATACTGAAAATGTGCTGTTTGTATCTAAAGTGACTTGCGAAAACTTGTCAGGAGTGAAGTCAAGATGTGGTGAAGGATTTATAGCCCAAGTAATGAATATGATAAGGTACCTGCCAATGAAAACTTTATTACATGTGCATGAAGTTTGGGGATACCATTTAAAAGGAATGAGTGAGGACAATCGGTGCAGATTGTGTGAGGCCCACAAAGGAAAAGTGGACTAGGACATCAACAGCCAGTACTGGAAATGGTACAGTTCCACTGAATGAGAAAGCTGCCGTTCTATTACAGGATGTTACTAGGAAATATGTGGTGCCTGTTGAGTGTTTACCTTTTCATGAAATTATCTGCTTCAAGAATGTTGATGTTCTCTTCCTTTTACCtcagaaaaaagagagaaaagaggtCTTGGGTTTATCAGCTCTTCTTCGCCGAAGTCAAACCCACAAAGGAAGGAAAGCAATTCGTTTGCTGCCCACTACAGCGTGATGAGAATGGTATAAATTTAATCCAATTGATATCGCACATTAAATTCTTACATGACATCTATAATACGAATATTTGCTGGTTAattatgaaaataaaaatgtatTGGTGGAAGAAATAAGATAGTTTCATTTTCAATAACCTTTGTTGATTGTGTATCTGATTTAAAGATGTGTCTAAACTCTTGCCGGAATGTTGGCATTGATCTTAGGCACCCAACAAGTGCCGTGTACGAGAACGGTCAAGAGGGCTCTGGATTTCCATTTGACAGCTTCAGTGTGAGTGACCACTAGTGATAAGGTATGTTTGCTGATTTGTAACtctttcatgttcttttcattACCCTATTGGGTTGTTTCGTCAGCTCTGAATTCGACTCTCAAATTCGTCCATGTCAGAATGCTAGTGTTCGATTGAATTTGTTCTGCTTTTTTCTATAATTGATTGCGAAGTGATTGCAGTGATCACTACCTAGCAGAATAATTTGATAAAATTGAGCATCTAAGTGTCCCTATGGTTTCATTCACTGTAGATTTGAAGAGCAATACGCATATGGCTTGGGAATCGCTCATTTCACCTCGGTTGACAGGAAAATTATTTTCCTTATATAAAATTTGCTCTGGTTACATTCAAAGAAAAGCGTGCAACAAACCACAGCAATATGCTTGCTAGGTTGATGAATTTATTCGAATCTGCTTGGAGCGTGTGATGGATTTTCGTATTCGTTTGTGTTCTGTTCTCCTCGGCAAAACCGCAGCAGGAATGGATGGTTTCCTCCTGCTATTTTACTGAAATAGATATTTTCTGTGGTGCTTTGGTCTAacataattattggaaaaataCTGGTCCTTTCTCATAAACTATGGTGTTTTCTCTGCTGCGCAGGGCACTTTCGATCTCATTGTGGGTGCTTCTTCAACCAATGGGCAAAGTCTCCACCTGAATAACTTTAGTGGCACCTTGTGCATAAGCatcctctttcttcttttttttttctttttgactgGAACTGAGGACTTGTTGCATGTTTTATACGTTGTGGCAGCGGAATTGTTGAGTGCCTATGGTTTGCATCTATGATGCCATATTTTGTAAAACTGCTATTTGTCAATGTTCAAATGTGTAATGCACTAATCTATACCTAGATGTTTGTAGATTCTGTAAATCTCTCTTTATGTGTGCGTGTTGCCATATCATCGGTGGGGCATTGAATCACCGCAGAATGTTCAAAAATGATGTGCAGGTGCAATGCTGTGACCTTTGTTGTTATATACGTCATCACCTTAAAATTCACGGGTATATAGGGATGGGCACAACTTTTTGTGCGAAACATGCCCGAACAAAGTTGATGCAGCTCTTCCTTCACCAGATCAAGAAAGGTGAAAAAACACCCATGTCATTATCAACCTCAAGAAACCATAGCAAGTGCCGTACCAAGCTAAGAACAAGGACACCAAATGAGGAGAGTAAAAATCAACACaaaccacattgttaaatcaacGCTTAGCACACGATGTCTTCATCCAACTTTGAGGTTCATTGGCACCTGTGAATGCGTACATGATTCGGGATATCAAGCTCACGGAGCAACAAAAATTACATCTTCCAAGAAACCAAATCATTTTCAGCTTGACAATGAGATAACCAAAGGTTCCTTGACCGAATTTAGCTTATTGTCACAAACTCAAAAACCAAGTCCCTAAAGCTACCCTTCCGTAGCAGTGGAGTAGGAACAGCTCTGCCACTGAACTGAGCTCCAGTGTCAGCCAGGTTGACTCCCAGTTAGATCATGCAATGATGTCGTTGACCGGAATCACACCTGTCTGCTGCAGACGTTGCATTGCCTTCACTACCTTCACAACGAAAATGACACAATCAAAAATACGTCGAAGCAAAAGCTTCCACTCAACAAGATCAGGAGAACAGTAAAGCGCACTCACCTCCTTGTCCCAGTTAGTCCTGGCTGTGAGAACAATCAGGGCTATCGTCTGCACACTGACCCCAACGATTAAACCCCACCATATTCCCTGAACACAAAGACAGGCTGGAACTGATCACCACCTTCCTCTGAAAACTGTATTAGTTATTAAGGGTTATACAATTCTAAAGGGTCGCTGAGGAACTTACAGCAGCCCCAAGGCTTGTTTTGTATCCTAGGACGCATCCAATTGGAAGCCCAATCAGATAGTAGGCCCCAACATTGACATAAGCAACTATTGCTTGCCATCCACTCCCAATGGCAACTCCTGCATAATTTTCAAAATAGTTTCGAGTTGTGTGATGTTTGATGAACACAAACTAGGCGGTATCTGTGCTACATGTATTCCTTCAGTACGACAGTACCTGAGAGGATTGGCTGAATcccattcaagaagatgctgaaAGCCAGCAATGGCATCAGACTGATAACAGCCTCAATTACTGTGGTGCTGCTCGTGTACAGCGTGCTCAGTGGATACCTTAGAATTATGACTAAAAGCATCACAAAAATGCTGAAGGCGATGCTTGCCATGACAACCACAATAACTGAGAACCTTGCTACCTTTGGATGGCCAGCACCAAGCTCATTGCCAACACGAATACTGCAGACGAAGTtgacaaaaaaatatattttatcaTGAGGGTATATAAAATCTAGAGGTATAATTCAGCCTTGTACACTGACCTGGCTGCGTAGCTCAAGCCAAGCATGATCTGGAAGTCCCAGTTCCAGTAATTGATGCTGAAACGAAGAGATTGCAGTACTAAGTTACGTCTGAATATAAATGCATGATCATGAGCTGCCAAAGAGGATGTTCATACCAGATAGAGAGGGAATCAAGTGCAATCTCCGAGTTGGGGAGGAATCCAGTAAGAAGCACAAATCCTTGCACATACCAAATCTCCAATCTATTTAAGAATAGAAAAGCAAGACATAATATAAACCAGCAAGAAGCATCAAAAGCACCTAACAAACTAAGAAGAACTAGCTCCAGATCACTTACGCTAGCATGATGGCTGAGGCAAAGGTGAGCTTGGCATAACCCCAGAGGCCTCTAAAGGCAAGCAAGGAGAGTCCGGTCCAGGTCTCTTTACAAGCTGGACTACAGACAATGTAACCCCATGTCAACACCACAAGCACCCACCAAGAGAAGCTCAGTGTGAGCGCAGCACCAAGGAGGCCTGAGCCGAGCACAAACACTGCCAGCCATGAGGCAAGGGTGTGGAAGATCAGCACCGCCAGTGTGATATATGCCACGGGGTTGACAATGTTCTGGGCCTGCAGGAACCTCTGCATTGGGCAGAAGAGGGCAAAAGCAAGCAGCTGTGGCAGCAGCCCACGAGCGTACAGCTGCCCCGCCACAGCCACATCTGCCTCCTGCCCAATGAGCCGCAAGAACAGGCCAGCATACCAGTAGAGGAAGGCGATCGGAATAGCTGTTGCGAGCTGGAGCACGAGCGCCCTCTGGCACACAACGCCCATGGCCGTGTACCTCCTGGCTCCATAGGCCTGGCCACAGACAGTTTGCACTGCACTCGCCATGCCAATCTGCATTGCACACATAGTGCATGAGAGCAACAAGTGTTGCAACAGGACGTTATGTTTGAGTAAATGCAAAGGACTGGAGAGTGCATGAAGCACGTGCAGTTACGTACCATGATGCCGTAAGCTAGGCCCTGGATACCGATGTTGGTGATCGAGGCGCCAGAAAGCTCAAGCTCACCGAGGTGTCCAACAAACATCTGTGTGATGAGGCTGAGCATGAAGCTGAAAAGCGTAATGAGGATGGATGCCCATGAGATGCGCCACAGGTTGCCTGCCTCCCACGCTGTCAGCTGTGCCAGCACGCCCCATGGTACAGGCTCCCgctgcagcagctcctccgACGCACCCGACGACTCGTTGATGTCCAGCAATGGTACCATCACATTGCTGCCTTCCCCCATTGTCTCCTCTCTGTAAGTTCTGCACTCAGTTGAGAGTTCACTCTATAATGGAATAAGTTATGATGCTAATATATGCATATGACCTGTAGCCATAACTTCTAACATTCCTGATTCCCTGGTTGCCAGGCAACTAACCTTCCTGGGGCACAGCTACCAGTCAACTTGCTGGCTGAGGAGGTTGGTGGAACGGTTGACGTGGTAGGTGTGAATAGCAAGTGGTGATGCAGCTTACAAGAGAGCTTTAGTAACCTACCAGATGTTATGTACGTGACTTTATTTCATAGG harbors:
- the LOC117846887 gene encoding protein DETOXIFICATION 41 isoform X2 codes for the protein MSPTPPGPGYLCDLMSVPDLQLGDREETMGEGSNVMVPLLDINESSGASEELLQREPVPWGVLAQLTAWEAGNLWRISWASILITLFSFMLSLITQMFVGHLGELELSGASITNIGIQGLAYGIMIGMASAVQTVCGQAYGARRYTAMGVVCQRALVLQLATAIPIAFLYWYAGLFLRLIGQEADVAVAGQLYARGLLPQLLAFALFCPMQRFLQAQNIVNPVAYITLAVLIFHTLASWLAVFVLGSGLLGAALTLSFSWWVLVVLTWGYIVCSPACKETWTGLSLLAFRGLWGYAKLTFASAIMLALEIWYVQGFVLLTGFLPNSEIALDSLSICINYWNWDFQIMLGLSYAASIRVGNELGAGHPKVARFSVIVVVMASIAFSIFVMLLVIILRYPLSTLYTSSTTVIEAVISLMPLLAFSIFLNGIQPILSGVAIGSGWQAIVAYVNVGAYYLIGLPIGCVLGYKTSLGAAGIWWGLIVGVSVQTIALIVLTARTNWDKEVVKAMQRLQQTGVIPVNDIIA
- the LOC117846887 gene encoding protein DETOXIFICATION 41 isoform X1; translation: MSPTPPGPGYLCDLMSVPDLQLGDRTYREETMGEGSNVMVPLLDINESSGASEELLQREPVPWGVLAQLTAWEAGNLWRISWASILITLFSFMLSLITQMFVGHLGELELSGASITNIGIQGLAYGIMIGMASAVQTVCGQAYGARRYTAMGVVCQRALVLQLATAIPIAFLYWYAGLFLRLIGQEADVAVAGQLYARGLLPQLLAFALFCPMQRFLQAQNIVNPVAYITLAVLIFHTLASWLAVFVLGSGLLGAALTLSFSWWVLVVLTWGYIVCSPACKETWTGLSLLAFRGLWGYAKLTFASAIMLALEIWYVQGFVLLTGFLPNSEIALDSLSICINYWNWDFQIMLGLSYAASIRVGNELGAGHPKVARFSVIVVVMASIAFSIFVMLLVIILRYPLSTLYTSSTTVIEAVISLMPLLAFSIFLNGIQPILSGVAIGSGWQAIVAYVNVGAYYLIGLPIGCVLGYKTSLGAAGIWWGLIVGVSVQTIALIVLTARTNWDKEVVKAMQRLQQTGVIPVNDIIA
- the LOC117846887 gene encoding protein DETOXIFICATION 41 isoform X3; this encodes MSPTPPGPGYLCDLMSVPDLQLGDRTYREETMGEGSNVMVPLLDINESSGASEELLQREPVPWGVLAQLTAWEAGNLWRISWASILITLFSFMLSLITQMFVGHLGELELSGASITNIGIQGLAYGIMIGMASAVQTVCGQAYGARRYTAMGVVCQRALVLQLATAIPIAFLYWYAGLFLRLIGQEADVAVAGQLYARGLLPQLLAFALFCPMQRFLQAQNIVNPVAYITLAVLIFHTLASWLAVFVLGSGLLGAALTLSFSWWVLVVLTWGYIVCSPACKETWTGLSLLAFRGLWGYAKLTFASAIMLALEIWYVQGFVLLTGFLPNSEIALDSLSICINYWNWDFQIMLGLSYAASIRVGNELGAGHPKVARFSVIVVVMASIAFSIFVMLLVIILRYPLSTLYTSSTTVIEAVISLMPLLAFSIFLNGIQPILSGVAIGSGWQAIVAYVNVGAYYLIGLPIGCVLGYKTSLGAAGIWWGLIVGVSVQTIALIVLTARTNWDKE